GCGTCGGGTCTTGCTCGGCAGTGATGTCGGCCAGCGCGGATTTAATTTTGCTCGCGTCCATTTTCTATTCGGTTTTACAGCAAACCCGGAACAAATTTCATCTCCGCAACATGCCCGGCAAACCGCCGCCCATCTTGGCCATCATCTTCTGGAGCTTGCCCATCTTCTTCATCATCTGCTGCATCTGGCCGAACTTGTTCAGCATTGTGTTCAGTTCCGTCACGCTGACACCGCTGCCGGCGGCGATGCGGCGGCGGCGGTTGGCATTCAGAATTTGCGGGCTTTTGCGCTCCTTCAATGTCATCGAGCAAATCATGCCCTCCATCCGCTTGAATTCCTTTTCCTGCTTCGACAAATCGCCCTGCTGCTTCAACATCTCCGCGCCGCCCGGCAGCATCCCGACGACGCTTTCCAACGAGCCAAGTTTTTTCATCGCGCGCAGCTGGTCCAGAAAATCCTCCAGCGTAAATTCACCCTTGCGCATCTTTTCTTCCAGCCGCTTGGCGTCCTCCAAATCCACCGCTTCGGCGGCCTTTTCGACGAGGCTGACGACGTCGCCCATGCCCAGAATGCGCGAGGTCATCCGTTCCGGATGAAACGGCTCGAATTCCTCGAGCTTTTCGCCCGTGCCGGCGAACTTGATGGCCTTGCCGGTGACGGCCTTCAAGCTCAACGCCGCGCCGCCGCGTGCATCGCCGTCCAGCCTGGTCAGGATGGAGCCGGTGATTTGCAATGCTTGATCGAAATGCGTGGCGACGTTCACGGCTTCCTGGCCAGTGGCCGCGTCGAGCACCAGCAGGATTTCCTGCGGCTTCACCAGGTCACGCAGGCGGACGAGTTCCTGCACCAGCGCTTCGTCAATCTGCAACCGGCCGGCGGTATCGAAGATCAGAATATTGCGGTTGTTGGTTTTCGCGAAATCGAGCGCTTCGCGGGCGATTCTCAAAACGTCCGTTTCGCCGCGTTTCACGAAAACCGGCACTTCAAGCTGCTTGCCGAGTGTTTCCAACTGGTCCATGGCCGCCGGGCGATAAACGTCCGCGGCGACGAGCAACGGTTGGCGGCCCTGTTTCTGGAGCAGCCGCGCGAGCTTGCCGCTGGAGGTGGTCTTGCCCGAACCATGCAGACCGACCATCAGCAGGCAACTCGGACTGGCGCTTAAATTCAGTCCGGCGTTTTGAGAGCCGAGCAGGTCCACCAGTTCGTCGTGGATGATTTTGATGATTTGCTGGCCGGGCTGGATGCTTTGGACGACTTCGGCGCCGACGGCCTTGGTCTTGACGCGCTCGATGAAATCGCGGGCGACCTTGAAATTCACGTCCGCCTCCAGCAACGCCATGCGGACTTCGCGCAGGGAATCGGCGACATTGGCCTCGGTAATTTTCCCGAGCCCGCGCAGGTTGCGGAAGGCGTTCTGGAGTTTGCTGCTTAACGAGTCGAACATCCTCCTACATTAACGCAGAGACGCAAAGACGCGGAGAAAAATTTTCCGGAAAACCATTTCGCGCGAACAACGCGACGGGTGCAAAAGAAGCGAGGGTTTTACTTTATTTTTGCTACGCGCCCTTCGCGCGCCGTGTTTTTGATGCCGAACTTTGAACTTGAGACAGGCGCAAGGCTTTGGCTTAATCTGCACTCCCCACGTTCCGGGACGGTCGGTAGGTTACCCAAGTGGCCAACGGGGGCAGACTGTAAATCTGCTGGCTTACGCCTTCGATGGTTCGAATCCATCACCTACCACCACCCTGAAAACACGGGGAGAAATTCACTTTCATTCAATCTTTTCAATGTGTTTGCGATTTTCTCCTTTTTGGATTCGTGCGTTTTTTTGCTTGTGCCGTCTTTTGCCTTCTTGTCCAGAACGGTGTGGACAAGTATAGCAAACGGCGGAGCCTGGTTTCCGTCCGGCACCACTAATCCACTACCAACGGGCAGTCAAAAGCGCGTCTTGCGTGAGCCAGCGAAGCAAGGCGGGCATTGTGGCGCGAGTTTGGACTGTTGCGGTCGAGCCAGGCAGCTGACAGATTGAACCTCCAATCGCATTCGTTCTTGGCACGGGTCACACAGGAAGCAGTTGCTTGCGATTCCAATTATAAATAAATAATGCCGCGAGATTTATTGCATCTTTGCCCGATAATATCGGAAAGGGAGATTTATCGCTGCGGTATCCGTATAAGAGACACTTCCTGTCGGGGCGGCGTTGGTGGAAATAGAAGTCCAATTTTTCAAATCGGTCGAAGCTTGGATTATGTAATTTGAACCGGGTGGCCCAGATAATAGCAGTTTGAATCCGCTGGCCGTCATTTGTGTCGAGGTAGAGACAATATTCACTACATTCGAAACTGCGCTGGTTAGGACAATCAGCATTGCGTTACTGCTGGTTACTGGCCCAACACCATTTACGATCCGCACTGAGTAGTTTCCCGCATTGCTGGGAGAAACACCTTTTACCGTCAAAGTGCTAACAGTGCCAACCAATGGAACATTAACGTTAACAACGGTGGTGTTATTCGTTAGGATCGGTTGATCGTTGAAAAGCCAATAAAATTTCATTGACGTGAGGCTCACAGCAGTAGTCGCTAAAATGGCTGTGCCTCCATTTTGGACAGCTAACCCTAAAGGTTGGACAGCAATCACCGGCGGTGTGCCGATCTGTGCGTGGCATTTTGCCGCGAAAAGGGCAAAAATAACCACATACATCGACATCCCGTACAGTCGATACTGACTCAGCTTGCGCATCCTTCCCATAATTTGAGACACTAAAAGCTATTTT
The Pirellulales bacterium DNA segment above includes these coding regions:
- the ffh gene encoding signal recognition particle protein; translation: MFDSLSSKLQNAFRNLRGLGKITEANVADSLREVRMALLEADVNFKVARDFIERVKTKAVGAEVVQSIQPGQQIIKIIHDELVDLLGSQNAGLNLSASPSCLLMVGLHGSGKTTSSGKLARLLQKQGRQPLLVAADVYRPAAMDQLETLGKQLEVPVFVKRGETDVLRIAREALDFAKTNNRNILIFDTAGRLQIDEALVQELVRLRDLVKPQEILLVLDAATGQEAVNVATHFDQALQITGSILTRLDGDARGGAALSLKAVTGKAIKFAGTGEKLEEFEPFHPERMTSRILGMGDVVSLVEKAAEAVDLEDAKRLEEKMRKGEFTLEDFLDQLRAMKKLGSLESVVGMLPGGAEMLKQQGDLSKQEKEFKRMEGMICSMTLKERKSPQILNANRRRRIAAGSGVSVTELNTMLNKFGQMQQMMKKMGKLQKMMAKMGGGLPGMLRR
- a CDS encoding immunoglobulin domain-containing protein, which produces MYVVIFALFAAKCHAQIGTPPVIAVQPLGLAVQNGGTAILATTAVSLTSMKFYWLFNDQPILTNNTTVVNVNVPLVGTVSTLTVKGVSPSNAGNYSVRIVNGVGPVTSSNAMLIVLTSAVSNVVNIVSTSTQMTASGFKLLLSGPPGSNYIIQASTDLKNWTSISTNAAPTGSVSYTDTAAINLPFRYYRAKMQ